The Hordeum vulgare subsp. vulgare chromosome 4H, MorexV3_pseudomolecules_assembly, whole genome shotgun sequence genomic interval CCTTGATCAACGTCATGCAGATTGCTGGACTCAACACCCTCGGCATCTCAATTGCGCGCATCGACTATGCTCCCTTGGGTCAGAACCCGCCACATACACACCCTCGCGCCACTGAGATCCTCACGGTACTCGAGGGGACACTGTATGTCGGATTTGTCACATCCAACCTGCCTGCACCCAACAGAAACAAGTTCCTCTCGAAGGTGCTCAACAAAGGTGATGTATTTGTCTTCCCCGTGGGGCTCATTCACTTTCAGTTCAACCCCAACCCCCATCAGCCCGCTGTTGCAATTGCCGCGCTCAGCAGCCAGAACCCAGGGGCTATCACAATTGCCAATGCAGTGTTTGGGTCAGACCCAGCAATATCAGATGATGTTCTTGCCAAGGCGTTTCAGGTGGAAAAGAATACTATAGACTGGCTCCAGGCTCAGTTCTGGGAGAACAACCACAATTAAGTCACACATTGGGTGATTACACGGACGACACGTGCGTAAATTAAGGGCATGATTGAGTTCCTAGATATGCATCCTAATTTATAAAATAAAAGGAGCATATGTAATTGTGTGCCTGTAATCAGTGAATGTATTTCTACCTTTTAAATaatcaaaaatattgttttttatcACACTGATATGATCTCACATGCTTTTTTTTGGTTCTACTGTGTCGTATTTCTCATAATTGATCAATATTTTGGGTTCTTTTCCCCTTATTCTGAAATAATATATGATTAGGTTAAAAAAAAGAAACAATACAAGATTATTTGGTAATGCAGTATTTGTTTGACGCTGGTGTTGAACACGTATTATTATCTGGCAATACATGTGAAGTATGCGATGGGTGGAGCCCGATTGTGCTCAGGATTTAAATGTGAATGTGGAATGTGCAAAAGTTGCTTCCTGGACTTGTTGTTCTGGTCTCTCGCTTTCTGGTGCATGAAATTAGAAATATACAGTTCCTCCATGTAATATTTTTAGCTTCCTTTTGGTTCAAAGCTCTTGTAAGTTCGATTGACGGCTGCTTTGATGGAAATCGATGAGGTGGCTCATTTTATCTAAATTCTTATGAGTAGTATTTTTGATTTTCTTAAGTTGGGAactaaaaacacgtttttttactAAGTTTTGGAAACTGGGCACAACGGAGTCGAGATTTTAAACATTAGCTCCAACATACATATAAAAAATATGCATAAATGTAGAAAATAAACTTATTACCGGAAGTGCCTAATGACACACCTCGAGCATGCTGGCGGAAGGGAGCAGATGAGAAGCTGGACCACCTTAAGACTCAACCAGGACCGATGACGACATTCATCCACGAGCCACCTGGAAGAAAACACCTGACTTCGTCGTACTGTCACCTTTGAACTACAGTTGCATGTCGGAGACGACCCGCTGCTTAAACCAAGTAGTGTCTTGACCATACCAGCAGACATGATGAAAGGAGGACATTGTTGCATGTACTACAAGATATGTGCATGCAATACCGTGAGTCATTTGATTTAAGGCAGGGTCGATTGGATCGCCATACCATTCCGAACACACCACCGTAAATGGAGAGTGTTGATTGCACACATTCTGTAGCAACTTAAAAGAATGGAGAGTGTTAGAACTAGCCGCTTGCCGTAGATCAGATCGCCGTCGTACGCCAACACAACTATAACCGAAACTAGAACAAAACCTGCACGCTACGAGCTAAAAGCAAGCAAGCTGGCTGGTGGATCGATTGTTGGGCTAGCTAGCTATGGAACTGATGTATTCTGCCGTCCGGCTAGATAAATCTCAATCGGGACTACACCAAAGTATAGCACGCAAACACACGAGATAATCTTACAGGAGAGGAGATCAAGCTAAGCAGACGACTTTGTCTGTGTAGAAAACGATTGCTTTACATAACTTACATCTCTCAACTCCTCTTTGACCTCGTGTGCATCAGTTCTTACCATGACCAAGTATACGTATATGATATCTAATAAACTATGATGATGGGTGGCGACTTTTCATGAAACCAGCGCTCCATGCATTGTGCTGACTTGGTTGAGATGGATAAATAATTGTAATTACTACTCAGCCATACATCGGATGATGCATTAGCGCTTAAGCATATTAAAAAGCAAACTTGAAAAGTTTATGCAAAATACTATTCAGAAGCCAATAGATGATTATTTAGTAATGTGCTCAGAGGTTTCAACGTGCAAGTTGAATGTGCAAACGTTGCTTCCTTGAGTCGTTGTTGTGGTCTGCCTTTCCGGGGCATGTAATAAGTAGTTTACGGTAGTTCCTGGAGTATAGCCCACATACTTGGGCTATACTTCTCTCAGTGATAAAACTTCTCTCTGTGTACCATCACGAGTTTACTCATAGATTTCTTCCGTAACTAATAGTGTCAAGTTATACACTTATATATACCTTAGTTTTCTCTAAAAGAAACCGATATACCTTACTTGATGTCCTTCTCTTAATCTAGAAAGGTGTTAATTATAAATATTTCCATCTTGAGTGTTTGTATCCTCCGTATATGTTTTGATTACAGGCTCAGAGTTTCAATTGAAGGTTTTCTTGATGTTTTTTATCCCAATACATCTGGGACTCCAACGGGAATATTTACAACTTGCACTGAGATTCGTTGTATTCTCTGTCTCCTAGAAATTTGAGGACACTGTTTATTTTGTGAAGAAATGAATAAGACGGACGACTCTAGGGCGGTAGTTATGTTTTTTATGGGGCACTGAACCTTTCGGCCTTTCTGTTGTAATTCTGAATATGCCTTATTTTTCTCGCAAAAAATAAAGAATATGCCTTGTTTTTATGCAGTCGTCTAGCTTTGAATGTGTTCCAGTGTCGGTTTTGGAGCGAGTAAATAACTTTCTGAATGTAAGCACTTGAACTCGAGCTATCTTGTCGTGTTGGCTTGAAACTGCCCAGCCCTGGACGAGTTCTCGTTCCCGGAGAAGACGATGGTGGTGCTGGGCAGTTAGGAGGGCATCCCGGTGGACATCATCCAGGAGGCGGTGGACGTGTGCGTCGAGATCCCGCAGCTGGGCGTCGTCCGGTCGCTCAACGTCCGTGTCAGCGCCGCCATCGCCATCTGGGACTACACCCGCCAGCAGCGGgcccgctcctcctcctcgcggtAGGTAGCTTCCCGCTCTTCCTTGTTGGAGTGTAAATCAGCCATGCTTGTTGTTGTAAGATGCATGGACCTGAACATCCATGGCAAAAACTAGTCATGAACCTTAGTCAGGACTAGATTGTTAGATTTATGAACTGAATTGGTCATGACGAAAATTCTTTGGCAAGAAAATTTTAACTGCTCTTGCTCTCCATCGTCCATTAATTAATGTCGTTGCTTCTTCCTTCAAGTACTCAACCATTTGGAGAGAAATTTGACCAGGCAACTGTATATCTGGTTGACGTAATCATATGATACGTATTAGGTGCGTTAATGCATGGATCGACGCGCCATGATTTCTTCCTTGTTTGACACAATCAAAACTATTGCTCATAGAAATTGTTACTAAGAGGTCTACATCACATGGAGTACCTTAATTTGCTTCTCTATTTATTAAAGGGAAAAACGTGTATCAAAGATTTGAATATGGCTGACCACATCTCAAAAGTTTATGCAGACTAATCTAGTCGGCAGCCAAAGACCATTTCTATCCGTTGGGCGGTTCCACTTGACTATGTCCATTACTCATGAGTTCCACCTGCTCGCCATGCCTATATAAAAACATACATCCCCAGCATGTTCCAACCATCACTCACCCAACAAACATCTCAGGAATATAGGAGAAAACAAGACCCAAAGGAGCTGAAAAAATGGCATCCTCCCCTACCTTCCTTCTCCTCGTTGCTCTTTTCGCCTTGATCTCATGGCAGGCTGTTGCCTC includes:
- the LOC123450103 gene encoding germin-like protein 8-11, with amino-acid sequence MASSCSFLLLAALLALVSWQATSSDPSPLQDFCVADMHSPVRVNGFVCKNPMDVNADDFFKAAALDKPRVTNKVGSNVTLINVMQIAGLNTLGISIARIDYAPLGQNPPHTHPRATEILTVLEGTLYVGFVTSNLPAPNRNKFLSKVLNKGDVFVFPVGLIHFQFNPNPHQPAVAIAALSSQNPGAITIANAVFGSDPAISDDVLAKAFQVEKNTIDWLQAQFWENNHN